The window CCGCCAAGACGATCGCACGAATCCGCCGCTCGAAATGCAAATCCGCGAAGGCTCGGGCCAAATCCGCCAGCAGCGCTCGCGATAAAGCGTTCCGCTTTTCGGGCCGGTTCAAAATGACCGTGGCCGTCGACTCGTGAACGTGAATTTTGATGAGCGGCTGGGACATTTAGCGGTTAGGAGTTAATGGTTGCTCGTATTCGATTCGCACAGCGTTTCAGCGAGATTCGGTGGTGCGGGAAGCGGGAGGTCGAGGATCGCGGTGCCCAGCAGTTTGCCTTGCGTGTCGATCCGCAACGACTGGCTGGCGCCCCCCGCAAGGGCATTGTATAGGAGGAAGTTCAGGGCTTGCACCCGGGGCAGTTCGAATCGCTCGACCCGCGTCGCTCCGAGGCCGTGAAAAAATTCCGCCACGCGTTCGGCGGTCAATTCCGAACGCAACCACTCGAATCCGGCTTCGGTATAAGCCACGACTCCGATATTGGCATGGTTCCCCTTGTCGCCGCTTCGGGCGTGAGCAATCTGGCCGAGCGTGATCGTGGCAGTTGGCATGGAATTGGGTCGCAAGAAGGGCGGTTTGGAACGTTATTCTAGCAAATAGGGGCGCCGGGGCGGCCCTTTTGCGGCTCGAATGGTTACCATGCTAACAGGGTCTCCGCGTCAGCAATTCGCGTCCGTGCTTCGATATTCGACCTGCCCAAGGTTTGCCCAAACGATGGAGATCGAATCCGAGCCCAACGAGCGGCAATCGAAAGACTTATTGATTTTGGCTCGCGACGGCGATGGCAACGCCCTCGGGGTTTTGCTCGACATTTACCGGCATTATTTGGCAGTGCTGGCCCGAACGCAAATCGGCCGCCGCTTGCAGGGCAAAGCCGACGCTTCGGACTTGGTGCAAGAAACGCTGCTCGAGGCCCATCGGCATTTTCGAGATTTTCGTGGTTCGAGCGAAGGGGAATTCGTCGCCTGGTTGCGAAGCATTTTGGCGGGCCTGATCGCCAACCATGTGCGCCGCTATTTGGGCACCAAACGCCGCGATGCACGGCTCGAACGCACGCTGGCGGTCGAGTTGAGCGATGCATCGGGCGTCATGGGGGCGGAGCTGGCGGCCGATGTCAGTTCGCCGAGCGAGCAAGCGGTGAATCATGAAGCGTCACTACAACTTGCCAATGCGCTGGAAAAGCTTCCCGACCATTATCGCGAGGTGATCATGTTCCGGCATCTCGAAGGATTGCCATTTGCCCAAGTGGCCGAGCGGATGGGGCGGACCGTGGAAAGCGTCGAGAAGTTGTGGGTGCGGGCATTGGCCCGATTGCGGCAAACGCTGGGCGCGAGCCACGAATAATTCAGCACGGTGACAACATGGCCGACGAGCGCCCACCGCGGTTCGATGAATCGAGCGCGGTCAATTCCGACGATCCAAGGCTCGTGGCCGCGGTGCGGGAGTACATGGCCGCGTTGGAAAAGGGGTCCGCGCCGCGCCGCAAGGATTTTCTCGAGCGGCATCGCGAAATTGCCGCGGACCTGTCGATCTGCCTCGATGGTTTGGAAATGGTGCATTCGGCGGCGGTCAAGGTTCGCCGCCGGCCGACGCCTCCGCAATTGCTCGGCGGAGTGAATGCATCGCAGCCGCTCGGCGATTTTCAGATCGTGCGCGAAATCGGCCGCGGTGGGATGGGCGTGGTCTACGAGGCATTTCAATTGTCGCTCGGGCGGCGCGTGGCGTTGAAAGTGCTGCCGTTCGCGGCGTCGCTTGATCCGTCGCGGCTCGAACGTTTTCGCAACGAAGCGCAAGCCGCCGCCCAACTGCATCATTCGAATATCGTGCCCGTTTATTCGGTGGGAATCGATCGCGGCGTCCATTTCTATGCGATGCAATTGATCGACGGCCAGGCCCTTTCCTCTTCAATCGCCGAAATGCGGCGGAGCGCCGGGCGGACCGGCGTGGATCCGAGCGCGACGGAGCCCTTCGCTGCCGGCTCGCGGGCTCGAAGTTCGGCGGATTTCACACTGGCTAAGCGTAGCGGCAACGGAGCCGCGTCGGTTGCGCCGAGCATTGATGCGGGCAACGCTGAAACTCGCGTCCGCGGCTCGACGGTGTTGAGTCAAGAGCGATCGAAGCCGAACGATTATTTCCGCACCGTTGCCCGGCTGATGCATCAAGCGGCGACGGCGCTTGAGCATGCTCATGTGATGGGCGTGGTTCATCGCGATATCAAGCCAGGCAATTTGCTGCTCGATCAACGGAATAATCTGTGGGTTACCGACTTCGGCCTTGCCCAATTCCACACCGATGCCGAACTGACGCGGACCGGCGATCTGCTCGGCACGCTGCGCTATATGAGCCCCGAGCAGGCGGCAGGTGGTCGAGTGTTGCTGGATCATCGCACCGATATTTATTCGCTCGGAGCGACGATGTATGAATCGCTCACGCTCGAGCCGATTTTCGAGGGGGCCGATCGGAATGTGCTCCTCCGCCGGATCATGGAAGATGAGCCGCGCGCGCCGCGCAGCATCGACAAGAATGTTCCGGTGGAACTGGAAACGATCGTGCTCAAGGGGACGGCCAAGGTCCCCGGCGATCGCTACCCGACGGCTCAGCAGTTCGCCGACGATTTGCAGCGCTGGCTCGACGACAAACCGATCTTGGCTCGCCGGCCCGCGTTGGCCGAGCGCGTGCGGCGCTGGGGCCGGCGGCATCGCACGGTCGTGAGCGCGGCGGCGGTCGTGCTGTTTTTGGGTCTCCTCGGATTGGCAGCCAGCGCGATCGTCATTGCCCAAGAACATGCGCATACGGCGGCCGCTTATCGGAGCGAGATGGCCGCTCACCAGAGCGAAATCAAGCAGCGCGAGGCGGCGGAAGCGAGCTTCCAGCAAGCGCGCCAGGCGATCGACACATTCACCGAGCTGAGCGAAGCGGAGTTGGCTGCCAAGCCGTCGCTGCAGCAACTGCGGCGCAAGTTTCTCGAAAAATCGTTGGAATACTACAACGCGTTCTTGAAACAGCGCGGCAGCGATCCGGCACTGACTAGCGAACTGACGGCCGCTTCCGAGCGCGTGGCGCGGATTGTCGACGAACTCGCCCTGCTCGATCAGTTTGCCCCATTAATGCTGCTCGACGATCCGCAGGTGCAAGATGAGTTGAACATTCCCGCAGATCGTCGATCGGCGATCGAGTCGCTCCTGACGCAACTGTGGGAAGAGCGCGAGCGAACGCGGGCAACCGACCATTCGCTGGCGACCGCGCCGCGAGCATCCGTCACGGAAGAATTGCGTTCGCATGGCGAGAAGTTGTTTGCGCTGCTGAACCAAAGACAGATCAGCCGGCTGAAACAAATTGCATGGCAGCAGCAAGGATCGGCAGCGTTTCAGAGTGCGGATATTGTTGCCGCTCTCGACCTCACGCCGGAAGAGCGAACGCAGATCAACATGATTATAGAACGGCGGCGGCCGCCGGGACCGCCCGAGGGGCGCGTGGACTTAAGCGAACCGAAGCGCCGCCCAGCGCGAGACGATGGTCTCGAGGCAGACGAGCCAAGGCGCGGCGGACGGGCCGATCACCCGCGCCGCGCCGAACCCGGCGAGGGCGCTCTTTCCGATGGCCCGCCAGGCATGAAGGACGGGCCGCCCGAAGAGAACGCTGGGCCGCCGCTGGGCCGGCGCCACGATCGTCCGCGGTTCGAGGGGCCGCCGAAGCCGCCAGCAACGCCGCCGCGCAAAGATTGTCCGCCGGATTGCGACGACCCGAGGGATCGGCGTCCCGATGAATCGCCGGAGGCGTTTCACGAGCGACGCACGATCGAACTGATTGTCGCAGTGCTGACGCCGGTGCAGCAGGCCACGTGGAAGAATCTGATCGGCCCCCCGTTCGTGCAACATCGTCGCGGCCCACCGGATCCACCGCGCCGCCTTGATTGATGTTTCCACGCGCGCCAGTTTCCGCTGCTGGTTGCTAGATGAGCTACGCGCCGCCGGACTCGGCCCCTTTTGCCGGCGGCTTTTCGCGGCTAGAATCCGCGTTTTCCTTGTAACCAGGAGAATGCGGTCATGGAACGCACGTTTGTCATGTTCAAACCTGATTGCGTCGAGCGCCGGCTCGTCGGACGGATCTTGGAGCGATTCGAAGATAAGGGATTCAATGTTGTCGCGATGAAAATGCTTCGGATCACTCCCGAGCTATCGAAGCAGCACTATGCCGAACACGTTCAGAAGCCATTCTACCCGGCTTTGGAAAAATTCGTTACCGGCAGCCCGGTCGTGGCCACGGTGATCGAAGGGCTGGAAGCGATCCGCGTTGTTCGTGATATGCTGGGCGCCACAAGCGGACTGAAGGCCGCGGCTGGCACGATCCGTGGCGATTTCAGTTCCAGCCGGCAGATGAACCTGATTCACGCGTCGGACGGTCCGGAAGCCGCCCAACGGGAAATCGGCCTGTATTTCAAGCCTGACGAAATCTTCGCCTACCAGCCGACCATTACACCCTGGCTGCGCGCTTCGGACGAAGGTTAATCCGGCCCTTGCTTTTCTGTCTCGCGGGAATCGCGCAGATGCCGCGACGCGGTTTTGGGACGAGCACTGCCCGTAGCAGACTGCCCACGACTTCGAATTTATGGCCCGTTCTTATGGCCCGTTGGCCCCGACATGTTTGGACGACGTTATTCACCTACTTGGTGATTTTCGTCGGTTTTCCGCTGCTTTGTTTGTTGGCTTACGCATGGGTCCGCGGCTGGATATGAGTAGAATGATCTCCTACTGATGCGTGCGCAAACTGCCAGGGCCAGCGGCGCACGGGAAGCAACGAGACACGTCATGCAGCCGTCGCTCGAGGAGCATCTTCGATATTACGATCAGCATCACCTGCTGACCTTTTGGAACGAGCTGTCGCCGGACGAGCGTAAGATGCTGGCCGAGCAAATCCGCGGCATCGATTTCGCCGAGCTCTCGCGGCTGTTTGCGGGGCAAGAAGCTGCGACCGATTGGGCGGCGCTCGCGCGAAGAGCCGAACCGCCGCCCGCGTTTCGGCTGCCGGAGCACGGCGAACAATCTGAATTCTCGCCCGACGAGGCCCGCATGCGCGGCGAAGCGGCGTTTGCCGCCGGAGAGGTCGGCGCGATACTGGTTGCCGGTGGACAAGGCACGCGCCTCGGCTGGTCGCACCCGAAGGGGACCTATCCGATCGGGCCGGTATCGAAGGCTCCGCTCTTTCAAATTCTCTTCGAGCGATTGGCGGCGCATGGTCGGCGATATGGCACGCGGCTGCCGCTCTACTTGATGACCAGCCTGGCCACGCACCAGGAAACGGTCGCTTATCTTGACGAACACCAGCGATTCGGCGTCGTGGCCGACGATCTGCGCATTTTTTGCCAAGGCCAGATGCCGGCGGTCGAGGCGTCGACCGGCCGCGTGTTATTGGAATCGGCCGGCCGCATCGCGCTTAGCCCCGACGGCCATGGTGGAATGCTTGCGGCCCTTGCCACCAGCGGTGGATTGCAAGACATGCAGTGTCGCGGGCTGCGGCACTTGTTCTATTTTCAGGTCGATAATCCGTTGGTGCCAATCGGCGATCCGGAATTCTTGGGCTACCATCTTCTCAGCGGTTCGGAGATGTCGACCCTGGTGGTCGCGAAGCAACGGCCCAAAGAAAAGCTTGGCGTTTTGGCGGCCATCGACGGACAAGTGCGGATCATCGAATACAGCGACATGCCCGACGACGTGGCTCACGAGCGCGACGCGAGCGGCGGACTACGATTTTGGGCCGGCAACACGGGGGTGCATTTCTTTGAGCGCGAGTTTCTCGAACGAGTGCAACACAGCGCCGCGGGATTGCCGATGCATCTGGCGCGCAAAAAGGTGTCGTGCGTCGCGGTCGACCGCGATACTTCGCCGGGCACTCGCGTGGAGCCCGACGCGCCGAACGCGATCAAGTTCGAACGCTTCGTGTTCGACCTGTTGCCCGAAGCGCGGCATGCGATCGTGGTCGAATCCGACGCAGCCCGAACCTTTGCGCCGGTGAAGAATGGTCCTGGCGAGCCCACCGATTCGCCCGAGGCTGCGCAGGCGGCAATGATCCGGCTGCACACGGAATGGCTTCGCGCCGCCGGGGCCGAGGTCGCGCCCGACGTGCCGGTCGAAATCAGCCCGCTGTTTGCCCTTGATGCCGCCGAACTTGCGGACAAGATCCGGCCGGGTTTGCGGCTGACGGAGCCAAAGTACTTTTGTTAGCTTGGGACGGTTAGAATTGGTAGCTTGGCCATTCCGCCCGGGCATCAAGTGATTTTCCACACCGCGGTGCGTTTTCATGTTGCATGCCGTAATCATGGCCGGCGGATCGGGAACTCGGTTTTGGCCGGAAAGCCGTGCCGCATGGCCGAAGCAGTTGCTGCCACTCTCCGGAACGCGGTCGCTGATTCAAGACACGGTGGATCGGTTGGGCCAACTCGTGCCGCCGGAGCGAATCTTGATCGTCACGGCAGCGCGGCTGGTCGAAGCGGTGCGAGGCCAATTGCCCGAACTCCCCGCCGCGGCCGTGATCGGCGAACCGTGCAAGCGCGACACGGCGCCATGCATCGGCTTGGCCGCATTCCGCATCAGCCGCGGCGATTCCGATGCGACGCTCGCCGTGATGCCGGCCGATCATGCCATTCTGCCCGCCCAAGCGCTGCGCGATGCGATCCACTGCGCCGCGGACCTGGTCGACCGCCAACCGGAACGGATTGTCACCTTCGGAATCAAGGCGACCTATCCGGCCGAAAGTTTTGGCTACATCGAGCGAGGCGAGCCGGTGGAATTGCCCGTCGAGCCAGCGAGTGGCGCGGCTTGCCTCGCGTTCGAAGTCGCGCGGTTCAAAGAAAAACCGCCGGCCGCCGTGGCGCGAGAGTATTTGGCCTCGGGTAATTTTTATTGGAACTCGGGCATTTTTGTCTGGAAGGCCCGCACGATTCTCGCCGCGCTCGAGCAGCATCAGTCCGAGCTATTCGGCCGACTGCGCGCGATCGCGGCCGCCGACGGCACGAGCGAATTCCAAGCCACGTTCGAGCGGGAGTTTGCCGCGATCCGCGGCATTTCGATCGATTATGCCATCATGGAGCGTGCGCCGGATGTCGTTGTGATCGAAGCCCCGTTCACGTGGGACGACGTCGGAAGCTGGCAGGCAATGGCTCGGCTGCGCGGAGTCGATACGCAGAATAATACGATCGCCGCCGACCCACACATTGCCGTCAACACCAGCGGCACGATCCTCCGTTCGGTCGACCGGCATCTGATCGCGGCCGTCGGGCTGAAAGACATGATCGTCGTTCACACCCCCGATGCCACGCTCGTTGCCAGCCGTCACGATGAAGAAGCAATCCGGCAGGTTGTAAAGCAATTGGAAGAACGCGGCTGGACGGAATATTTGTAGGGCGAAAGCGCGTAACGTAGCAGGCACATTCCATGTGCCGTAGCATAAAGTAGCAGGCACATTCCATGTGCCGTAGCATGTCGAAATGTGCAGCAAATATTGTCAGGACCGCCTCGCTGTTTTCGCGAACGGCACGCGCGGAGAGCTTGTGAAAGAATGGGGACGGACTCCAAACTCGCTTGATGAAACATCGGCAAAACCGATTGGCGTGAGGTGCCTGTCCCCATTCTTTCACATCCTCGGAATGTGCTACTGAATGTCGGCAAATCTGCAAAACTGGCCCGGTCGATTGGCGGCGGTGGATTACGGCACCGTGCGGATCGGTGTTGCAATTACCGATCCTGAGCGGCGGTGGGTGAATCCACTGGCGAACTACACGCGGCGCGATACCGCCGCTGATGCCGAATGGTTTCGTAAGCTGGCTGTCGAAGAACGAATCGTGCGGTTCGTCGTTGGCTTGCCGCTGCATCTCGATGGTCGGGAGAGCCAGAAATCGATCGAGGCCCAAGAATTCGGACGCTGGTTAACCGAGACGACGGGCGTGCCGGTGGTGTATTTCGACGAGCGATTCACGTCGTCCGAAGCGGAGCATCTTTTGGCCGGCGCGAAGATGACCAAGAAACGCCGCAAGGCTCGTCTCGATAAGCTGGCCGCTCATATTCTGCTCTCGGCCTATCTCGAAGCCGGCCAACCGGAATCGCAGGAGCCGCGCGGATTGGACTAGCCCGGATTATTCATGTCACAGGAATTCGCGACACGCTGCGGAATCGTAGCCCGAAGCGTTAGCGAGGTTGCGCGCCGCTGGGCCTTCCATCTTCGTCGTCACTCAAGCGGCGCACTGGATCGCGCAAAGCGACAACGTCTGTCAGCGCGCTTCCTTGCCAACGCTTCGGGCTGGTGTGGCGCCATGAATAATCCAGACTAGCCGCGGCTCGGCGGTTATTGGCTCCTTGTCCAGCGCAGCACTGGGCCTTACAATCCGGTGCGGCATGAACCCGATCGAGCTGGATTGAATGTGCGTTATGTTGCAGCGTAAGCCAGTTTTTCCACATGTGATCGAGATCAACCACCAAGCTGGACAACGGCTGGGGTGCAATGTCTACCTTGTTTACGACGCCAATGCGTGGCTGCTGATCGATGTCGGCTTTCAAGACACGGCCGACGAAATCTTGGAGCTGATCCGGCAGCTTGATTTCCCGCTGTCGCAATGCCAGACGATCATCGCCACGCACGCCGATGTCGACCATATCCAGGGCCTCGCCCGTTTCAAGCAAGCGTTGAAGACGAGCGTCACCGGCCACAGGCTGTGCGCTGAAACCTTGGCTCGCGGCGATCGCATCAAAACGTTTGCCGAAATCGAAGCTCAAAATATCCACATGGAAATGCCTCCGGTCGAAACGGAGCACTTGGTCGACGATGGAGAGCGGATCGCGGTCGGAAGCCTAAGCCTCGAAGTGTGGCACACGCCGGGACACACCGATAGCCAACTGTCGTTTCGCCTGGGCGACCTGCTGTTCAGCGGCGACAATATCTATCGCGATGGCTGCGTCGGAGCGATCGATGCTCATCATGGCAGTGATATTCCGGCATTCATCCGCTCGCTCGAGCGAATTCGCGGCAGCGATGTGAAATGGCTATTGCCAAGCCACGGTCCGATCTTCCGCAAAGACAACGCCCTGCTGGATCGGGCGATCGAGCGGCTGAAAACGTATCTGCACATGGCCGATTTCGGCACCTGCGCGATCGATTGGCCGCTATTGGAGCAATGGGACATCGAGTTGGCAGAAGGCCGGTTGCCGGCCTGACGGCTTGCTTACGCACCGCCATCGTAGGTCAGCGCTCTCTAGCCTGACGCGGCCGCGTGTGTTCTCACGAATCGCCCAACACGCGTTCGCCGCGGATCAAGTCTTCGAACGTTTGCCGGCTGCGGACCAGATGGGCTTCGCCGCGGTCGATGAGAACCTCGGCGGCCAGCGGCTTGGAATTGTAGTTCGAGCCCATCACGAAGCCATACGCCCCGGCGATTTCGAGTACCAGAAATTCGCCCACTTCGGCGGCCGGCAACGATCGGGTGCAAACGATTCCGCCTTCCTCTTGCGTGAAGATATCGCCCGATTCACAGAGCGGACCGCCGACCACCACGTCGTGCATCGGCCGGTCGCCCGACGCCTCGCTGCCGCTTGCTGGGGCGATCGACATCGGGTGATACGCGCCGTATAAGATCGGCCGGGCAAGGTTGTTGAAGCCCGCATCGAGCAAATAAAACATGTTGCTCCCCATCCGCTTCACCGCCCGGATCTCGCTCACGAGATAGCCCGATTCGGCCACGAGGTATCTTCCCGGTTCGATTTCAAGCGACAATTTGTGGCCAAACCGATCTTCAAGCCGGCGGCGAACCGCGTCCCATAATCCGAAATAGGCCTTGAGATCGACATAGGATTGCGACTCGCGATACGGCACCGGCAAACCGCCGCCGGCGCTGATCGTCGTCAGCGAACGGCCCACGTCGGCCGCGGCCCGCTCCATCGCTCCGCACACCTGCCGCAAGTGTTCTAGATCGGTGCCAGAGCCGATGTGCATGTGCAGGCCGCTGATTTGCAGGCCGTGAAAATCGGCGAGCCGCAGGCATTCCGACAACTGCTCGTGCCAAATTCCGTGCTTCGACTGCTCGCCGCCGGTGTTGGTCTTTTGGCTATGGCCGTGGCCGAAGCCGGGATTGATCCGCAGCGTGATCTTGGCGCCGGGCATCCGGCGCCCGAACTGCTCGATCATATCGGGCGAGCCGCAATTGACGTGCAAGCCCAGCTCGACGACAAGCTCCATCGAAGCGCGGTCGAAGATATCGGCCGTGTACACGATCGGCGGTGGATCGCCGTGCGGCGAGTAGCAGGCCGCGAGCGCGCGTCGCACTTCTCCCTCGCTCACCGCGT of the Pirellulales bacterium genome contains:
- the ndk gene encoding nucleoside-diphosphate kinase; this encodes MERTFVMFKPDCVERRLVGRILERFEDKGFNVVAMKMLRITPELSKQHYAEHVQKPFYPALEKFVTGSPVVATVIEGLEAIRVVRDMLGATSGLKAAAGTIRGDFSSSRQMNLIHASDGPEAAQREIGLYFKPDEIFAYQPTITPWLRASDEG
- a CDS encoding sigma-70 family RNA polymerase sigma factor yields the protein MEIESEPNERQSKDLLILARDGDGNALGVLLDIYRHYLAVLARTQIGRRLQGKADASDLVQETLLEAHRHFRDFRGSSEGEFVAWLRSILAGLIANHVRRYLGTKRRDARLERTLAVELSDASGVMGAELAADVSSPSEQAVNHEASLQLANALEKLPDHYREVIMFRHLEGLPFAQVAERMGRTVESVEKLWVRALARLRQTLGASHE
- the lysA gene encoding diaminopimelate decarboxylase; the protein is MPTTLIRNHIAGLPVAELAGRFGTPFYVYDAAKIAERIADLAAFDVIRYAQKACSNLAILDFIRRKGVVVDAVSEGEVRRALAACYSPHGDPPPIVYTADIFDRASMELVVELGLHVNCGSPDMIEQFGRRMPGAKITLRINPGFGHGHSQKTNTGGEQSKHGIWHEQLSECLRLADFHGLQISGLHMHIGSGTDLEHLRQVCGAMERAAADVGRSLTTISAGGGLPVPYRESQSYVDLKAYFGLWDAVRRRLEDRFGHKLSLEIEPGRYLVAESGYLVSEIRAVKRMGSNMFYLLDAGFNNLARPILYGAYHPMSIAPASGSEASGDRPMHDVVVGGPLCESGDIFTQEEGGIVCTRSLPAAEVGEFLVLEIAGAYGFVMGSNYNSKPLAAEVLIDRGEAHLVRSRQTFEDLIRGERVLGDS
- the ruvX gene encoding Holliday junction resolvase RuvX codes for the protein MSANLQNWPGRLAAVDYGTVRIGVAITDPERRWVNPLANYTRRDTAADAEWFRKLAVEERIVRFVVGLPLHLDGRESQKSIEAQEFGRWLTETTGVPVVYFDERFTSSEAEHLLAGAKMTKKRRKARLDKLAAHILLSAYLEAGQPESQEPRGLD
- a CDS encoding serine/threonine-protein kinase, whose protein sequence is MADERPPRFDESSAVNSDDPRLVAAVREYMAALEKGSAPRRKDFLERHREIAADLSICLDGLEMVHSAAVKVRRRPTPPQLLGGVNASQPLGDFQIVREIGRGGMGVVYEAFQLSLGRRVALKVLPFAASLDPSRLERFRNEAQAAAQLHHSNIVPVYSVGIDRGVHFYAMQLIDGQALSSSIAEMRRSAGRTGVDPSATEPFAAGSRARSSADFTLAKRSGNGAASVAPSIDAGNAETRVRGSTVLSQERSKPNDYFRTVARLMHQAATALEHAHVMGVVHRDIKPGNLLLDQRNNLWVTDFGLAQFHTDAELTRTGDLLGTLRYMSPEQAAGGRVLLDHRTDIYSLGATMYESLTLEPIFEGADRNVLLRRIMEDEPRAPRSIDKNVPVELETIVLKGTAKVPGDRYPTAQQFADDLQRWLDDKPILARRPALAERVRRWGRRHRTVVSAAAVVLFLGLLGLAASAIVIAQEHAHTAAAYRSEMAAHQSEIKQREAAEASFQQARQAIDTFTELSEAELAAKPSLQQLRRKFLEKSLEYYNAFLKQRGSDPALTSELTAASERVARIVDELALLDQFAPLMLLDDPQVQDELNIPADRRSAIESLLTQLWEERERTRATDHSLATAPRASVTEELRSHGEKLFALLNQRQISRLKQIAWQQQGSAAFQSADIVAALDLTPEERTQINMIIERRRPPGPPEGRVDLSEPKRRPARDDGLEADEPRRGGRADHPRRAEPGEGALSDGPPGMKDGPPEENAGPPLGRRHDRPRFEGPPKPPATPPRKDCPPDCDDPRDRRPDESPEAFHERRTIELIVAVLTPVQQATWKNLIGPPFVQHRRGPPDPPRRLD
- a CDS encoding mannose-1-phosphate guanylyltransferase, giving the protein MLHAVIMAGGSGTRFWPESRAAWPKQLLPLSGTRSLIQDTVDRLGQLVPPERILIVTAARLVEAVRGQLPELPAAAVIGEPCKRDTAPCIGLAAFRISRGDSDATLAVMPADHAILPAQALRDAIHCAADLVDRQPERIVTFGIKATYPAESFGYIERGEPVELPVEPASGAACLAFEVARFKEKPPAAVAREYLASGNFYWNSGIFVWKARTILAALEQHQSELFGRLRAIAAADGTSEFQATFEREFAAIRGISIDYAIMERAPDVVVIEAPFTWDDVGSWQAMARLRGVDTQNNTIAADPHIAVNTSGTILRSVDRHLIAAVGLKDMIVVHTPDATLVASRHDEEAIRQVVKQLEERGWTEYL
- a CDS encoding UTP--glucose-1-phosphate uridylyltransferase, whose translation is MQPSLEEHLRYYDQHHLLTFWNELSPDERKMLAEQIRGIDFAELSRLFAGQEAATDWAALARRAEPPPAFRLPEHGEQSEFSPDEARMRGEAAFAAGEVGAILVAGGQGTRLGWSHPKGTYPIGPVSKAPLFQILFERLAAHGRRYGTRLPLYLMTSLATHQETVAYLDEHQRFGVVADDLRIFCQGQMPAVEASTGRVLLESAGRIALSPDGHGGMLAALATSGGLQDMQCRGLRHLFYFQVDNPLVPIGDPEFLGYHLLSGSEMSTLVVAKQRPKEKLGVLAAIDGQVRIIEYSDMPDDVAHERDASGGLRFWAGNTGVHFFEREFLERVQHSAAGLPMHLARKKVSCVAVDRDTSPGTRVEPDAPNAIKFERFVFDLLPEARHAIVVESDAARTFAPVKNGPGEPTDSPEAAQAAMIRLHTEWLRAAGAEVAPDVPVEISPLFALDAAELADKIRPGLRLTEPKYFC
- a CDS encoding MBL fold metallo-hydrolase, with the translated sequence MLQRKPVFPHVIEINHQAGQRLGCNVYLVYDANAWLLIDVGFQDTADEILELIRQLDFPLSQCQTIIATHADVDHIQGLARFKQALKTSVTGHRLCAETLARGDRIKTFAEIEAQNIHMEMPPVETEHLVDDGERIAVGSLSLEVWHTPGHTDSQLSFRLGDLLFSGDNIYRDGCVGAIDAHHGSDIPAFIRSLERIRGSDVKWLLPSHGPIFRKDNALLDRAIERLKTYLHMADFGTCAIDWPLLEQWDIELAEGRLPA